DNA sequence from the Acidobacteriota bacterium genome:
GCTACTCGGATGGGGGCTCCGGGGATCGCGGCGGCGGGATCCTTCACGGGGCAACCTCCGGCGGTCCCTCGGGTTCCTCCTCCCGGAGCTGCTCGGGCTTCTCTTCCGGGGCATCCTCTGGGGCGAAGAAGCTGCGGAAGGGATGGTAGAAGCGCCAGAGATAGACGCCGCCGGCCGCCGCCGCCGCCGGGATGGAGGCGCCGAAGCGCCCCCAGCTATCCGCCGGCAGCAACATCGCCACCACCAGGAAGAAGGGCAGAGGCACCAGGTAGAGGAAGACCAGGTCCCGCACCAGCTGCCAGAACGCCGGTCCCAGAGCGCGCCAGATGCGCCAGGTCATGATCAGATTGCCCAGCAGCAGGTAGTTGGCCCAGGCCATGCCCTCGGCCCCCATCCAGGCGGTGAAGGCGAGGCCGAAGGCGACCAGGCTGAGGAAGTTGGCGACCACGATGATCAGCCAGGCGCGATCCTCCTGGCGCACCTTCAGCACCTCGCCGCCGAGGCGGCTGAAGGGATCCATCAGCGGCGCGAAGCAGAGGATCTGGATCAGCGGCACCGCTCCTTCCCAGCCGTCCCCTAGCAGTACTCCCACCAGCACCACCTCGGCGTTGAAGAAGAGGAAATACGCCGCCAGGGTCTCCATGGCGAGGATCGACAGAGTGCCCAAGCGGA
Encoded proteins:
- a CDS encoding oligosaccharide flippase family protein encodes the protein QPYGTVLLWVVSASAVLAAAVALAAPLFAGFDPGLPPVLRVYSLWLILDGLAVVPRVYFERQLSVGRLVKPEILRGLCFAAVSIALAIADFGVWSFVAGELVAAALFAALVWRRAWGAMPLKVEPGILLDLFRKSRYLFLIALAAVSLPHLAVLILGAFGQSQVVAYFNKARLWAYRLQILVLPAVARVLYPALVEYQYEPRRFAGAFRLGTLSILAMETLAAYFLFFNAEVVLVGVLLGDGWEGAVPLIQILCFAPLMDPFSRLGGEVLKVRQEDRAWLIIVVANFLSLVAFGLAFTAWMGAEGMAWANYLLLGNLIMTWRIWRALGPAFWQLVRDLVFLYLVPLPFFLVVAMLLPADSWGRFGASIPAAAAAGGVYLWRFYHPFRSFFAPEDAPEEKPEQLREEEPEGPPEVAP